ATCAAAAGTTCTTCCATAAAATTTCTGTGAGATTTGGAAAATAGATCAGATATGTCATTCTCCTTTTCATCTTCTCCTTTGGAGGTTCATGACCTCTCGAATGTTCAATGTGGAAAGTAACCACTGGATCTTGCACAAGGGCATGGTATTGGTAGCACCACCGTCGTACTGCTTCACACCTCCATCTAAACAAAGATAGTTCAAGTCATCATCCAATCAGTTATTGACCCAAATGCATGTCTAGGCCCAGATGCCTGAGATATCTCAATTTTGCTCTTCCCCTCTTATTTCACATCCAAGGAGCACGAGCGACTGCACAATTATGGCTTTGCTACACTCACGAAATTTTCTTTACGGACTAGGCTTACTGGGTTCCGTGGAGAGATTATGAGAAATTTAGGGAAGGTCCACACAGTGAAATACATGGGGAGGGATTAAGGTTCACTATCTCTTGCTTCTCTCTCACTCTTATCCTGCCAATGAGGAGGCATGGTCCTCTATAAACATACACTTTAGTTTGCAAAAAACAAATAGGTTTGTGGTAGATGGACTGANNNNNNNNNNNNNNNNNNNNNNNNNNNNNNNNNNNNNNNNNNNNNNNNNNNNNNNNNNNNNNNNNNNNNNNNNNNNNNNNNNNNNNNNNNNNNNNNNNNNNNNNNNNNNNNNNNNNNNNNNNNNNNNNNNNNNNNNNNNNNNNNNNNNNNNNNNNNNNNNNNNNNNNNNNNNNNNNNNNNNNNNNNNNNNNNNNNNNNNNNNNNNNNNNNNNNNNNNNNNNNNNNNNNNNNNNNNNNNNNNNNNNNNNNNNNNNNNNNNNNNNNNNNNNNNNNNNNNNNNNNNNNNNNNTGTATTGGATGTACAGAGAGATTAAAACTTGATGTCTTACTCGCTAACTCTAAGGTTTACTCAATCCTTTTAGCTCTTCAATACAAAAAATGGGTGCACTATGTGTTTAAATCACTTCAGTACCCCCCACCGTTGTGGCTGAGAGAGGAATATGTACATCCATGTCCTTAATTGGCTCCATCCCGGGGTTGGGAGCAGCTCTCCAGCATACCACATTGATCATTCTCTTCCCAGTGGACGAGCACTAAGCGCATCTCCAACGCGGACACCTAAAACGATCACGACATCCGTGCACGGACGCGTAGCCGAACATCCAATCGTGTACCTCAAACGTCTATATACATTTCAAATGGAACTTGAACAAACCAGACGCTTGTCATGCAAACCGGATGATTTTCATCTAAACCGGACCAAATTCATTAGATTTTCGACATATTTCAACTAAACAGAAGAGGTTGACACTTATTTAACCTAGTCTAAATTTTGCCGACCGTGGAGGGGTCTGTGTTCCACGTCCTATCTTCCCAATGTCTAGCAAGCTCAATGGCCATGAGCCCCGGGAAGTGAAGTTGCAAAAGGGAAAGAGTAGGGCGTGGGACATGAGACGTAGCTGCGTCCGTGTCCCACCCCCACCCTTCCTCGTGCGGAGTCTGCCGTGTGGATGCCAGCAGACGTGGATGGGCCGGCCTCATGGTCATTGCGACCGAGCGTGAACCCGCGACCGACACGGAGCTGACGACGCCCGCGATGGCCTGCGTCTACTCTTCGTTCGCCTCCGCGTCGATCTCCACGAGCAGGGCATCTGTCTCCGCCCACATGATGCGAAGCCGTCATCGCTCACGGCGGATGCCGCGGGCCTTGCGCATGGAGTCGTACATCGCCCACTGCTAATCCACGAAGCCCGGACCCTTCGCGACCATAGCCACGACGACATCGTCATTCGCCTGCTCACCAATAACTTCCTTCTGCGAGCCGGAAGTTATAGCGTTGGTCCTACTACGCCTACCAGACCTCGACACCGGTGGCGCCGGCTAGTCTTCTGCCATGACGACGTTGAGCGTGGGTGGGGTGCCGACCTGTCGTCGGACGCCTTTTCCATCATCTAGTCCTCATCCGCGAGCTTGTCGGTAAGCCAACCTCTGTTCGTCGCGCATGACGGGCATGCCAGTTGGTCGCCCTGCTTTTGTTCTGTCGAGAGGATCTCCCACATCACTCTAGAGCTTGCGGTCATGGCAGACGTGGTGCGGTGCAGATCGTGCCGGGCAAGGCCACGTTTAAGTAGCGAGTGCCGGCGAGGCCAAGAGGCGGGCTGTGTTAATGCGGGTGATGGAGTGGGTTTCTTGACCGCCGCGCCCGTTTAATGTCGGCAGGCGGACGAACGGGCATCCGGTTTGAATGCGATAGAAAGTTGTCCGGTCCTATCACGTCTTCATCATTGAACATGTGCAGAGATCAgaggccgccatgaatttggcgcgaggagttttttttcgagagtacgtaAATTGCGTACCGTAATTTTAATTTTATAGAAGAAAGAAAATTGATTACAAGAGACCAACGATAGTGCGAACATCACCGCTGGCCCACCCACGCCACAACAAAAAATCGAAAACTACACTCCCACAAAACGTTGTAATCCACCCACTCCGCCTCTAGCTACTACACTCTCAAGGATGCTGTTAGGGGAGTAAGGCAGCTGTCCAGCAAGGTGTTGAAAGGGGATTTCCAGCGGGTGACCGCTAactagtttttttccttttttctgaacTTAGTTAATCACCTCGCTTCGCTCCTCACAGCCGGCTGCTTATCCATTCGCGCAAGGGAAGCAAGCGGCCACCATGGCGCCAGCGCCTCCCCCAAACCTCCGCTAAACCCCGGGGCCATgcccgccgcctcctcgtcccccaccaccgccgcctcccaaAATGCCTCCTCCGCCCACGGCCAATTCGCACCCgaaccctcccctcctcctcctcgcccccctccgctccccgcccgccgcgcgccacctcgccccgcggagcaggcgcctcagctcctcctccaccacccgcGTGGCcgtctcgccgtcgccgccgccgccggcctccgcgACGCCCTCCGACACGAGCGCGGCGCTGCGGGCGCTCTGCGTGCACGGCCAGCTGCCGCAGGCGCTCTGGCTGCTCGAGTCCTCCCCGGAGCCGCCCGACGAGGACGCCTACGTGGCGCTCTTCCACCTCTGCGAGTGGCGCCGGGCCGCGGACGCCGGGATGCGCGCCTGCGAGCACGCCGACGCCGCGCACCCCACCTTCGGCCTCCGCCTCGGCAACGCCATGCTCAGCATGCTCGTCCGCTTCGGCGAGTCGTGGCACGCCTGGGGCGTGTTCGCCAAAATGCCCGACCGGGACGTCTTCTCCTGGAACATCATGGTGGGCGGCTACGGCAAGGCCGGGTTCCTGGAGGAGGCGCTCGACCTCTACCACCGGATGCTCTGGGCCGGGGTCAGGCCCGACGTCTACACCTTCCCCTGCGTGCTGCGCACCTGCGGGGGCGTCCCCGACCTGAGGATGGGGAGGGAGGTGCACGCCCATGTCCTGAGGTTCGGGTTCGGGGTCGAGGTCGACGTGCTCAATGCGCTCGTGACCATGTATGCCAAGTGCGGGGACGTCGGGGCTGCACGGAAGGTGTTTGATGGTATGGCCTTGACTGATTGCATCTCGTGGAACGCGATGATCGCTGGGCATTTTGAGAATCATGAGCACGAGGCGGGGCTGGAGTTGTTTCTGAATATGCTGGAGAATGAGGTGCAGCCGAATCTCATGACGATAACCAGCGTGACTGTTGCGTCCGGATTGCTGTCTGACCTTGAATTTGCAAAGGAAATGCATGCGCTAGCAGTAAAAAGAGGTTTTGCCACTGATTTTGCGTTCTGCAACTCTTTGATTCAGATGTATACTAGTCTTGGGAGGATGGGGGAAGCATGCACGATATTCTCAAGAATGGAGACCAGAGATGCCATGTCATGGACAGCCATGATATCAGGGTATGAGAAAAACGGCTTCCCAGACAAAGCTCTTGAAATGTATGCACTGATGGAAGTAAATAATGTAAGTCCTGATGATGTCACTGTGGCAAGCGCTCTTGCTGCCTGTGCTTCCTTGGGGCGAGTAGATGTTGGCATCAAGCTGCATGAGATTGCTACGAGCAAGGGCTTCATCAGGTACATTGTAGTTGCAAATGCACTCCTTGAAATGTATGCAAAGTCCAAGCACATTGATAAAGCTATTGAAGTTTTTAAGTACATGCCTGAAAAGGATGTAATATCATGGAGTTCAATGATCGCGGGCTTTTGCTTTAACCATAAGTGTTTTGAGGCTCTGTTCTGTTTCCGGCATATGCTGGCAGATGTAAAACCCAATTCTGTTACTTTCATTGCTGCTCTTGCTGCTTGTGCTGCCACTGGATCTTTGAGGTATGGTAAAGAGATTCATGCACATGTTTTAAGGCGAGGTCTGGCATCTGAAGGTTATGTACCCAATGCTCTTCTGGACTTGTATGTGAAATGTGGCCAGACAGGCTATGCTTGGGCACAGTTCAGTGCACATGGTGAAAAGGATGTTGTATCTTGGAATATCATGCTTGCTGGTTTTGTTGCTCATGGACATGGAGATATTGCTTTATCATTCTTCGATGAGATGTTAGAAACTGGAGAGCATCCGGATGAAGTTACATTTGTTGCTCTATTGTGTGGTTGCAGTAGGGCTGGAATGGTTAGTCAAGGTTGGGAACTTTTTCACCGCATGACTGAGGAATACTCAATTGTTCCAAATCTCAAGCACTATGCATGCATGGTGGATTTACTGAGTCGTGTTGGGAGATTAACAGAAGCTTACGACTTCATAAATAGAATGCCTATCACACCAGATGCTGCTGTATGGGGAGCCTTGTTGAACGGATGTCGGATACACCGGCATACTGGACTTGGGGAGCTTGCTGCCAAATTTGTCCTTGAGTTGGAACCTAATGATGCTGGATATCATGTTCTTTTGTCTGATTTATATGCTGATGCTGGCAAATGGGCTGAAGTGGCTAGAGTGAGAAAAACCATGCGAGAGAAGGGATTGGAGCAAGACTATGGGTGTAGCTGGGTTGAGGTTAAAGGAGATATCCATGCATTTCTTACAGATGATGAATCACACCCGCAGATGAAAGAAATAAGTGCTGTTCTACATAGCATATATGAGCGGATGAAAGCATCTGGTTTTGATCCTGTTGAATCTTATTCTTTAGAAGATAAAGAAGTATCCAAGGATGATGTTTTATGTGGCCACAGTGAAAGACTAGCTGTCGCTTTTGGTCTGATCAATACCACACCTGGCACCTCTATTTTTGTCACAAAGAACCAGTACACTTGCCATAGCTGTCACGGTATACTGAGGATGATTTCTAAGATTGTTCGCAGAGAGATAACTGTCAGGGACACCAAGGAATTCCACCATTTTAGGGATGGAAGTTGTTCATGCGGAGGTTCAGGCTAAGAAGACTATAACATGCGGTCATGTGCTAATCTCACGTCAGTTCCGAATCACCAGTACATAAGTCTTTGGCAACAAGCATTGTGAACTTGATATATATAGTCACTAGCAAGTAGGAGGATAGCTTCGATACGGCAACATGCCCACCACCAGGCTGCTTGCTGCTTAGATAAACATAGCTTATGTTTTGGGTTATGCGTAGAAGCTCATGCAAATTTACAGCTTGGTACATGACAAAAGATGGTGAAAAGTTATCAGAGATGCTGGGAATTCGGTTCCAATATATCTTGACCTCACAGAAAGTaatttattttctctctttttatcAGTTAAGTCACAGAAAGGTCCTAATATTTCTTTCTTAATGTGTTATATTGTTCCTTGCAGTCTCCTGAAGTAATGCTTCTTGGAGATGATATTGGCTTCCAACAACTTGCCAAAAGAAATATCAAGTAAGCTTATTCCAGCAAAGGGCAGAGTAGTGGATTGCATACTGTTTTGCCGAATAATGGAGTAACTGTAATTGTAATGCCTGTCAAATGTCAACTATAGGCTGTATAATGGTGGACCTGCACTTTTTTTTTGCTGATTTTATGTTAGTAATAGTGTACTTGATATGCCAGTGTGGACTGAGTACTAGCTCAGTGGTCGGGGCATTGTCTAGTGCTCTAACTCGGGCGGGTTTGAGCCCTCACAGGAGCAAATATTGCAACTGGTTTCTCGCTTGTAATTGAAAAACATGAAGCTAAGGCATTcagaataaaatagaaaacagattTGTGATTTGAATTACTAGCAAGTAGAAGGACAGCTTCGATATGGCCACATGCTCACCAGCAGGTTGCTTGCTGCTTAGATAAACATAGCTTATATAGGTTATATGTAGAAGCTCCATGAAAATTTACAGCTTGGTACATGACAAAAGATGGTGAGAAGTTATCCAAGATGCTCGGAATTCAGTTCCAACATATCTTGACCTCACAGAAAGTAATTTATTTTTTCTCTGTTCAGTTAAGTCAAAAATGGGTCCTGTTATTTCCTTCTTAATATGTTATATTGTTCCTTGCAGTCTCCTGAAGTAATGCTTCTTGGAGATGATATTTGCTTCCAACAACTTGCCAAAAGAAATATCAAGTAAGCTTATTCTAGTAAAGGGCAGAGTAGTGGATTGCATGCTGTTTTGTTGAATAGGAGTAACTGTAATTGTAATGCCTGTCAAATGTCAACTATAGGCTGTATAATGATGGAGCCATTGTTTATAAGGCGGTAAAGCGACCTAAGGCGAGCATCACCTGCTCTGACGCCTAAGCGCCTAAAGCGGGCATATTTCTAAGGCACTGCCAGGGCGCCTTATCGCTTAAGTGTCTAAAGCGGGACGCCTTGCAAACAAGGGGTGGAGCTGTGCTTTTTTTGCTGGTTTTTTGTTAATAATAGTGTATGCATGAAACTAGTCACTTCAGTGTTTTGAGATGACTTGATACCAGTCTGGACCGAGCACTAGCTCAGTGGTAGGGGCATTGTTTAGTGCTCCAACTCAGCGGGGTTTGAGTCCTCACGGGAGCAAATATTGCAACTGAGGTTCTCACTTGTAATTGAAAAACATGAAGCTAAGGCATTcagaataaaataaaaataaatttgtgACTTGAATTACACTTGGACCTAAGATGTCCATAAACCTGGAAAATGTGAAGGACACCTCCTCGGTGACTCATTTAGGAACCGTCAGAATGTTTTTTCCCTTTTGCTTTTTTGCAACCGTCAGTATGGTTGCCAAGACTGACCCATATCAGATTTTGCAGCATAGTCTCGAACCAGTTTGGCAAGTGGGCCAAAAGTATATTCACAACTTTATGTTCATAACTGAAGTGATCTTGGCTTCTTTCATTTTGACATGCATCTCTTATAAGTTGCAACACATAATGTCATCGTTTCATCCCATTTATCATACTTCAGCACATTATCCTGATGGATTAGT
This DNA window, taken from Triticum aestivum cultivar Chinese Spring chromosome 1D, IWGSC CS RefSeq v2.1, whole genome shotgun sequence, encodes the following:
- the LOC123183222 gene encoding pentatricopeptide repeat-containing protein At1g15510, chloroplastic, with translation MPPPPTANSHPNPPLLLLAPLRSPPAARHLAPRSRRLSSSSTTRVAVSPSPPPPASATPSDTSAALRALCVHGQLPQALWLLESSPEPPDEDAYVALFHLCEWRRAADAGMRACEHADAAHPTFGLRLGNAMLSMLVRFGESWHAWGVFAKMPDRDVFSWNIMVGGYGKAGFLEEALDLYHRMLWAGVRPDVYTFPCVLRTCGGVPDLRMGREVHAHVLRFGFGVEVDVLNALVTMYAKCGDVGAARKVFDGMALTDCISWNAMIAGHFENHEHEAGLELFLNMLENEVQPNLMTITSVTVASGLLSDLEFAKEMHALAVKRGFATDFAFCNSLIQMYTSLGRMGEACTIFSRMETRDAMSWTAMISGYEKNGFPDKALEMYALMEVNNVSPDDVTVASALAACASLGRVDVGIKLHEIATSKGFIRYIVVANALLEMYAKSKHIDKAIEVFKYMPEKDVISWSSMIAGFCFNHKCFEALFCFRHMLADVKPNSVTFIAALAACAATGSLRYGKEIHAHVLRRGLASEGYVPNALLDLYVKCGQTGYAWAQFSAHGEKDVVSWNIMLAGFVAHGHGDIALSFFDEMLETGEHPDEVTFVALLCGCSRAGMVSQGWELFHRMTEEYSIVPNLKHYACMVDLLSRVGRLTEAYDFINRMPITPDAAVWGALLNGCRIHRHTGLGELAAKFVLELEPNDAGYHVLLSDLYADAGKWAEVARVRKTMREKGLEQDYGCSWVEVKGDIHAFLTDDESHPQMKEISAVLHSIYERMKASGFDPVESYSLEDKEVSKDDVLCGHSERLAVAFGLINTTPGTSIFVTKNQYTCHSCHGILRMISKIVRREITVRDTKEFHHFRDGSCSCGGSG